caccaaaacCGGCAGGTTTAGAAAGAGGAAGCCTAGTGGGCTGCTTCTTCTGCTGCGGCCTTAGGTTCAACCCATACTTACTCATTTTCGTCTTGTGCAGCAAGTCCAATTGGTAGGAGTAGGAGGCCCTGCATTCAAGTTTCAATCCACAAAGAATTTAGTTAAGGTAAAGTAACCTTTAGAATATGAGAATCTATAAAAACAACTTTCACACCAAGCTTTTGAGTTCAAACTCTTGCTACTCTGAACCTATTTCTATCATGCTTAAACAGTTGAATGTGGCATACGGCAACAATTTACACAAACCTTTCTCTTTTGCACCCTATCTGCTTTAATGGAACTTTTATTGCTGATTATTAGGTCATGGTAATGTTTCTATACCAACttctaatatatatttttcactaTGCGCAACCCTTAGTAAATCTATGACATCTCAAAACACAAGACGAAAAGCCaccaaaaactgaaaaataatgaattgactgaatttttttcagttttagcAAAACTAAGAAGTACACTGTAACCTAGAGAGGACCAACTTATAATTATCCTGGATACCTCACATCGTAAACAATCAACCTGATATAGCATCAGTAGGATAGTCATCACCTAAGACACATGCATTCCAAGTCACTATTAACAACATCACCTATCATCCGACTAAGCCTATGTTATCGCCATTGCATCATGTCCTAATTCATCTAGACCAATGTCTGGAGACAGACCACACACAACTCGAAAACAACCAATTCAATGGAAGtgcaaaccctaaaccctaaagcTCCGGAGTTGCATTAGTAAAACAATCTGGCATACTAATATAATACATTGGGAGCCTCATatccaaaaaccaaaagaCTTTGCAACTCAATGCAGTACAATTTATAACCCCTTCATAACTAAACTGATTAAAAAGCAAAAGAACTAGGGTTTTGAACCTGTAAACAACCCCTTTATCCAAACCAACCCAATTTTCCAACTTTCCAATCAGGGTAGTTCTAAATTAAACTCAATTTTTCTGGGTCTCAACTATCGAACACCaatttcaccaaaaacaacacacaaTCGAAATTCCCAAATCAAAATTTCACTGAAATTAAACACACGATTACTTAATTGATTCGAAATTGTTGACTAAATTCGTGAAAATAGATAAAAACTCACCTGCGGTGGCTAAACGACGTCGCTTCCTTCAACGGTTACAGCTTCCGACGAAGAATCaaagagaacaaaagaaactgaaatcggggggggggggggggggggtgttcCTTCTTCCTCTCCCCGTAAGATTTCGCCTCCTGATGGGCCTGGTATTGACCCGACCCGAATCCTTCTCACAAACCAATTAGGATACCGCACGTAGGATGAACCTTACGCGAGGGCATTTTGGGAAAGACGGAGCAAAAAAAGAGTCGTATTTTAAGATGgaaacctctctctctttgtgCTTCTCTCATCCTTTCACAAACTCTAAAATCTCTTATTTGGTTTTAATTCGAAACCCTAGAAAAGCAAAAGTCCCCCAAATTTCAGAGAGGAAACCAATTTGAAACCCCAGAAATAGATTCGATTTTGCtctgcctctctctctctctctcattgattttacattttttttttttgcgttTTTTGATTTCAGGGATTACGAGATTCGCTGAATTTAAGCGCTGGGTTTTGGTTGTTCTGGGTTTTGTGTTGGATGCTGGTGATGATTTCTCTAATGATGGGTTTTGTCTTGTCAAATTagggttttcaatttttgaacACATCTACTTCTCTTTTTTCTCCGTAGCCATTGAAGACGACGCTGCGAAAGCCCGACATTATTGTGAGTATTGATTACTTAATCCCTTTTTCAATTGGGAATTTGTAATGCATTGTGTAAATTAGGGTTTTGGTAATATGGCTTTTGGGGCTTTGTTGATGAATGTGTCAATTGTATTGAATGTTGAATTCTTGGTCTTATATTACCATTACATTTTGTTGTATTCAGGCCCGGCCCTGCCCCAGGGCGATTGCACGGGGCATTACATAAAAGGGGCTTGCAATCCATGTTTAAATGTATATGTAGAGTTAGATGTAATTGGAACAATAAGGAGAGTAGAGTAGCTTAACCCCAAGTGCTAGGTCTCATAATTACACACTATTCTCTTTCACTACAATCTACAATTTGATATGCATATAGTAAAAACCAATATCTTATTACTTTTTTCCTAGATGATATATATCAAAGAAATTTGACCGGTCTCTCCATCTTTTAAAATCTTAAAATTGaacaattttcttttaaatttaggTTGTAATAGTTATTTAATCAGTCCATTCGttctaatctttttttttaatctctcAAACGttttatgtttcttttatCCTTATATTATCTCTATATAAGATtagattttaatatttttctgtAGTCTAACAAGTACAAGGCAATTGGAAAATGCAAGTAGCTGTCTTGATGAGGATTTCACATTGCATAGCAACACAAAATTGAGGCATAAGTCGTGTATCTTATCGGATAGAAATTAGGTTTGAAATTAGCCTCCTAACTCGTTTTATATCTAATTAAAAACATAGAGgtgaataaataaacattttgtaTGCATTTTAATGGTTTGCCATTGGggcaccaatttttttttcgcaCTGGGCATCAAAATTCTCAGGACCGGCCCTGGTTGTAGTATGATTAAAGCCTAGCTTTTCAAGGAGCTACCGATTTGTGCATGTCTCGATTGTATAATCTTTCTGTATGCTGTGGTTTTTTCTTGCTGTTTTGTGTATTTAGAATTGTATTTGCTGCTTGTTGTGATGGGataattgattttgatttggttatatatatttttttttatcagggTTGAAGGTGAGTTTCGGTGGGAAAAGATGTCTTCGCCGTATCCCAAACTTGACAATCGAACAATTGATCAGTGGAAGGTTACAGAGTTGAAAGAAGAGCTCAAGAGGCGCAAATTGACAACTAAGGGTTTGAAGGATGATTTGATCAAACGTTTAAATGAGGCGATTCTAGTTGAAAGGGAAAATGCCGTGAGGCTTGAGAGGGAAAATGCAGAGAGGCTTGAGAGGGAAAATGCCGAGAGGCTTGAGAGGGAAAATGCCGAGAGGCAGGAGAGGGAAAATGCTGAGAGGCTGGAGAGGGAAAATGCCAAGAGTCTTGAACGGGAAAATGCTAAGATTATAGAGGGTGGTGGTGGGAAAGTGAATAATGGTTTTGATGTGAATGAGGAGCCACTTGCAATGGATGCTAAAAATGTTGTCATTGATGGCAGTGCAGCAGCACTGAATCAAGGCACTATTGAAGTGGATTATGTTCTTGTGGATAAACATGATGCTGCTATTGGTGGAGAAGAGCTGAAGTTGCAATCTGCTACTGTTGAAACCACTGTTTCAGTCACTGAGAATGTGGTAGCATCTTTTGATTTAGGTGGGCAAGGTTCACAGAACACTGAAGCAAACAAGACGAATGAGGATTCAAAGCCCCAGCTGGAGAATGAGGATCCAGAGCCCATGCAGGAGAGTCTGGATTCAAAGCCCCAGTTGGAGAATGTTGATCCTAAGCCTCAGCTGGAAAGTGAGAGTTTAGATGATACACCCAAGGATGCCATGCTCAACTCTTCTTCCCCAAACTACCAGGTATCTGAGGTCAGCACTGTTTTAGGGTCTGAAGTAAAATATGATTATATTTCTACTGATAGTGTGTCAATTAATGAAAAGATTGAACTAAAGGATAATATAATTgctgatcatgtcaaaatagAATTAGATGTTAAACCGGAGATGGTGGAACCATCATCCAGTGCTGTTGTCCCAGTCAATGGTGATTCACATCCAATGGATGTTGAAGAGCCACCTGAGAGCAAGGCATCTGTTACAGAGAGAGATGATAATTATGATACTAATGCAGACATTAGCCAGAAAAATGATACTGCGGATGTGGGTTACTcagaaaaattaaatttagagAGAAGTTCTGGAGATGATTCTATGGAAGAGGATGTGCTGGACAGTAAACAAATTGATTCGAAGTATAACTCTGATTATGTGGGAGAAGATAGGGTTGAGAAAACCGAAGATCCTATTGCAATGGAGGACGGCCATGTTGATGTTGTGGGAGATGATATTTCTTCTGAAAAAGTGGATACTAGTGTTGATGACAGGAATCATCCAGCTCTTCCTGCTGAGAAAAGAAAGCTTAATGGTGAGTTGCATCTGAGTTTATTGATTAGTTTTACTTCAACCTATTGGTTACATCTTTTCTTTGAAcctttcatatagttgctatTAGATTTCTGCATGGAATTCAAATAAGATTAATATCTTGTATTCTTATAGTGGACTTGTTGATGCGGTTTATGGTATTTTCTCTGAAAAACTAGTAgtctttttggttttcttttggTAAGTAGGATATTGGAGTGCTAAGAGATCATATTCTAGTTATGTTTTACAAATGTTTTTGGATAATGTTCTCTGAAAGATTGCAATACTTTGTTAGTATTCTGTTTAGGAAGGAATTTGGTGGTACTTGAAACGGGCTAGTATTAAGTCTATCAAAATCTAGGCTCTTCCTCAGACTTTTTGTCTTGCAAAGTATACTTGCATTCTACATCAATTCACAGGCATTTTTATCACCTGTTATTTTATAGCTCCTCGTCTTTTGATTATGATGATACTTGTTTCATCCTTCATATAGATAAATCAGCAGTTGGAACCAATGAGCCTGCTGTTAAAAGGCGCAGGTGGAATTCTGAAAGCTTAAAAGTTCCTGAGTCACAAAACTCAATTCAAACACCCACCACCACACCCAAAGATACTTCTCAAACCCCTGTTCTGAAACACAACTTTTCAAGATCGAACTCTACAATGAGTGAGAATATTCTGAAGGAACGTGTTGGTGAGTATTTTATCTTCTTGTTGagtttgaaaattttcagtAGCACCAGTCCTTATGTCTTTTTTTGTTGCAGTTCCTCCATCTCAGAAACCACCAACTAATTCTCTAAAGATTGATAATTTCTT
This genomic interval from Argentina anserina chromosome 1, drPotAnse1.1, whole genome shotgun sequence contains the following:
- the LOC126790615 gene encoding uncharacterized protein LOC126790615, with the translated sequence MSSPYPKLDNRTIDQWKVTELKEELKRRKLTTKGLKDDLIKRLNEAILVERENAVRLERENAERLERENAERLERENAERQERENAERLERENAKSLERENAKIIEGGGGKVNNGFDVNEEPLAMDAKNVVIDGSAAALNQGTIEVDYVLVDKHDAAIGGEELKLQSATVETTVSVTENVVASFDLGGQGSQNTEANKTNEDSKPQLENEDPEPMQESLDSKPQLENVDPKPQLESESLDDTPKDAMLNSSSPNYQVSEVSTVLGSEVKYDYISTDSVSINEKIELKDNIIADHVKIELDVKPEMVEPSSSAVVPVNGDSHPMDVEEPPESKASVTERDDNYDTNADISQKNDTADVGYSEKLNLERSSGDDSMEEDVLDSKQIDSKYNSDYVGEDRVEKTEDPIAMEDGHVDVVGDDISSEKVDTSVDDRNHPALPAEKRKLNDKSAVGTNEPAVKRRRWNSESLKVPESQNSIQTPTTTPKDTSQTPVLKHNFSRSNSTMSENILKERVVPPSQKPPTNSLKIDNFLRPFTLKAVQELLGKTGKFTDFWMDHIKTHCFVTYSSMEEAVETRNAVYNLQWPTNGGRLLVADFVDPQEVQARVQNPQTPVTPVSAPVAPSPSQHQPSPRLSRQQLQQKLPPPPSLPPPPPLSSLPPARERLPLPPPPPLLEKVDPPIVTLDDLFRKTKATPRIYYLPLSKEQVEAKLAAGGRNPKL